Proteins found in one Bicyclus anynana chromosome 26, ilBicAnyn1.1, whole genome shotgun sequence genomic segment:
- the LOC112047088 gene encoding zinc finger protein 25, producing MALIKNNGPIIDPALCRCCRAIKKCRLLTAEYTWMEKKEVYADMIMDCFGILLSHVDDEAKDSGVCATCVVRLRDACALRLQVLQCEELFLSAKLEDKDENKKIADIELKTEPKDDVSDNNSIGHDEVNDVVPIHFAATPPKDVKPKEEEKTQIEKEKEIPKDMDVDHDDIDDADYHDNGINDYSSSDSDKPIKRKVKTKKTKSKSSGTKKKVGKKKGTKVKKKSKKEESSMDEELKIKKAPIEKKNTYDRDLDCMSEENLLTIIQYSYVCPFKNRRNNYYCFYCKDYYPKPEDLREHTISHDTKPFQLLMGYKKMPKLDITRIDCRLCQVKINDLELFKHHIDQVHNKKIYFEAPDKMLLYRLTWNDLVCVMCNGVYEDFNTLNTHMVEHFSNYTCDVCGLCFLEKPRLDAHLKRHKDDERHTCEVCGKVFKSNHYKDMHVDIVHKKKAIIRCPRCDECFMSYALKNKHLTEAHGQKRTYPCNLCDKVYNRQKTLTEHQRRNHQKVLKHQCEYCDQRFYLPSRLKEHIATHTGERNFRCEHCDKSYPRLKSLQYHIRTHTNDRRYRCHICGQAFIQNASLKSHIKSHHPECDIDGCYF from the exons atggctttaattaaaaataacgggCCCATAATAGACCCAGCGCTGTGTAGATGCTGCAGGGCAATAAAAAAGTGCAGGCTATTGACGGCCGAGTATACTTGGATGGAAAAGAAAGAAGTTTACGCTGACATGATTATGGATTGTTTCGGGATACTA CTATCGCACGTGGACGACGAGGCCAAGGACAGCGGCGTGTGCGCCACGTGCGTGGTGCGGCTCCGGGACGCGTGCGCGCTGCGTCTGCAGGTGCTGCAGTGCGAGGAGCTGTTCCTCAGCGCCAAGCTGGAGGACAAGGACG AAAACAAGAAGATTGCCGACATAGAGCTAAAAACTGAGCCAAAAGATGACGTCAGTGACAACAACTCCATTGGCCATGATGAAGTCAACGATGTGGTGCCCATACACTTTGCTGCTACTCCGCCTAAAG ATGTCaaaccgaaagaagaagagaagacACAAATAGAGAAAGAGAAGGAGATCCCAAAAGACATGGACGTAGACCACGACGACATAGACGATGCAGATTACCACGACAACGGCATCAACGACTACTCTTCATCAGACTCTGACAAACCCATCAAGAGGAAGGTCAAAACGAAGAAGACTAAGAGCAAAAGCAGCGGGACAAAGAAGAAGGTGGGGAAGAAGAAAGGCACAAAGGTCAAAAAGAAGAGTAAAAAAGAAG AGTCATCAATGGACGAGGAATTGAAAATAAAGAAAGCGCcaatagaaaagaaaaatacttaTGACCGTGATCTAGACTGCATGTCTGAAGAGAACCTCCTCACAATCATACAATACTCATACGTTTGTCCATTCAAGAACAGAAGGAACAACTATTACTGCTTCTACTGCAAAGACTATTACCCCAAACCCGAAGATCTAAGAGAACACACAATATCCCACGACACGAAACCCTTCCAACTGCTGATGGGTTACAAAAAGATGCCAAAACTCGACATAACGAGGATAGACTGTCGGTTGTGTCAAGTAAAAATCAACGACTTGGAACTATTCAAACACCACATCGACCAAGTGCACAACAAGAAGATATATTTCGAAGCACCGGACAAGATGTTGCTGTACAGACTGACGTGGAACGATTTAGTGTGTGTCATGTGCAACGGTGTGTACGAAGACTTCAATACGTTGAACACACACATGGTGGAGCATTTCAGCAATTACACATGCGACGTATGTGGACTGTGTTTCCTCGAGAAGCCCCGGTTGGATGCTCATTTGAAACGGCATAAGGACGACGAACGGCATACGTGTGAAGTGTGCGGCAAAGTGTTCAAATCAAACCATTACAAGGACATGCATGTCGATATAGTGCATAAAAAGAAAGCAATAATCCGTTGTCCCCGCTGTGATGAGTGTTTCATGTCTTATGcgttgaaaaataaacatttgacCGAAGCGCACGGTCAAAAACGTACCTATCCGTGTAATTTGTGTGACAAAGTGTACAACAGACAGAAGACGTTAACGGAGCACCAACGTAGGAACCACCAGAAGGTACTGAAGCACCAGTGTGAGTATTGCGATCAGAGATTCTATTTACCGTCCCGTTTGAAGGAACACATAGCAACACACACTGGAGAAAGGAACTTTAGGTGCGAACACTGCGACAAGAGTTACCCCCGACTCAAGTCGTTGCAATATCACATTAGAACACACACAAATGACAGACGGTACAGATGTCACATATGCGGTCAAGCGTTCATACAGAATGCCAGTTTGAAATCTCATATAAAAAGCCATCACCCGGAATGTGATATTGATGGGTGTTATTTCTAA